From Argopecten irradians isolate NY chromosome 12, Ai_NY, whole genome shotgun sequence, one genomic window encodes:
- the LOC138336221 gene encoding B-cell receptor-associated protein 31-like yields MALQWTFIATFLYFEIGVVILLLLPFVSPSRWQKIFRSNIVSTASAYSYIYFNVFIAILLLLFIDSIREVNKYSVPVAEVDLKHNLDSENLALMKLFRAQRNFYITGFALFLWFIIRRLVTLTAEQSRLSAECEASQKQAKSANEVAKRLMEDQDNKRNKAAEDDTAEEKSLAQELDKTKEELIKFKQDYKKVKLDLDALRSQAEGTNKEYDRLLKEYSDLQKKFDDEGTKKDN; encoded by the exons ATGGCTCTACAGTGGACCTTCATTGCTACCTTCCTGTATTTTGAGATCGGTGTTGTCATCCTGCTGCTGCTGCCATTTGTATCACCGTCAAG ATGGCAGAAGATTTTCCGCTCCAACATTGTCAGTACTGCATCGGCCTACTCCTATATATACTTCAATGTGTTCATTGCCATTCTACTGTTGCTGTTCATAG ATTCCATCAGAGAAGTCAACAAATACTCGGTACCTGTTGCTGAAGTTGACCTTAAGCATAATCTTGACTCAGAAAACCTTGCACTCATGAAACTGTTTCGAGCACAGAGGAACTTTTACATAACTGGATTTGCCCTCTTTttgtggtt CATCATTCGTCGCCTGGTAACACTCACAGCAGAACAGTCAAGGTTAAGTGCTGAGTGTGAGGCTAGCCAGAAACAGGCTAAGTCAGCTAATGAAGTGGCAAAGCGTCTAATGGAGGATCAGGACAATAAACGCAACAAG GCAGCTGAGGATGACACAGCAGAGGAGAAAAGTTTGGCTCAGGAGTTGGACAAGACCAAGGAGGAGTTGATCAAGTTCAAACAAG ACTACAAGAAAGTGAAGCTTGATTTAGATGCACTACGCAGTCAAGCAGAGGGAACAAACAAAGAGTATGACCGTCTGCTCAAGGAATACTCTGATCTCCAG aAAAAATTTGATGATGAAGGAACAAAGAAAGACAACTAG
- the LOC138336219 gene encoding dynein regulatory complex protein 11-like codes for MSHSTYNKQWAEAESALVDLLQQELPPEPPKPEKDRLAAFQLLATMYIKYIQIFRKLEQSYDQIVHPQKRRVLRHVLDGAMGRILEIKHEMVNLEFSEYHYFDDVLSDLKLTPNDVEIPIPKYFINEKMEILKEREKLLGQILTKVGPQDKEDHKEEVKMSLEDAIRIIQIHERARQGRLRAKFMKEIREQEEREIKAQTRGAPTLDHDVAAVRIQKVWKGFAQRRRTKKDRDEEMVFIGMAPPPMPTSLKNTPQALALKTEAQRRQTQGTYEHEFQQSLVTIKEKIQETEGPDIKETMMDQIRQWFIECRDSTGKFPEYPDEDDGGSAAIFKQKTPEELEAEMREKEEGGGKKKDKKGKKKDKKDKKDKKDKKGKKGKKGKGGDDEEEEEGWKMAPSSFVPAINEGTDDYKGVWQTRDEKDNFSQKHDSELIKEEKRKEVEEEIRLQVDELMRTELKNLKAAVDRDKGKKKGKKSGKKKKKKGKKSGKKGKKKKKEKDLTPDRTIESLYEELVMNGIIVRTPGIKLMDYEGEYSYLGTTLRQANIEPMPSLSDVRRLVTEFGILPLGSPAVHEKAPLTKSILLAGPRGTGKKMLVHAICNETGANMFDLSPANIVGKYPGKDGLKMLMHLVFKVGRELQPSVIYIGDCERMFKKKVPKTDPTDPKRLKKELPKALKTIKSDDRLLLVGTSRCPFDGEMKPLTSCYQRIILIPRPDYASRHLLWRRIILKNNGVLTAHLDISSLSKVTDGYTPGHMATAVQQVLTERRIQTLSKKPLQAVEFIAPLARIDPIYKEEEESFKSWYAKTPLGKKRAKAAAADDDDGGGGKGGKKGKKGGKKKGGKKKKKK; via the exons ATGTCACACAG CACTTACAACAAACAATGGGCGGAGGCAGAGTCTGCCCTGGTGGATCTTCTCCAGCAGGAGTTGCCACCAGAACCTCCCAAACCAGAGAAG GATCGACTGGCTGCCTTTCAACTTCTGGCAaccatgtatataaaatacattcaaatCTTCCGCAAGCTTGAACAATCTTATGATCAGATAGTACACCCACAAAAGCGCAGAGTGCTACGTCATGTGCTTGATGGAGCTATGGGTAGGATTCTGGAAATCAAACATGAGATGGTGAACCTGGAGTTCTCTGAGTACCATTATTTTGACGATGTCTTGTCAGATCTGAAGCTTACTCCT AATGATGTTGAAATTCCTATACCCAAATACttcataaatgaaaaaatggaaattttgaaagaaagagaaaaattGCTTGGACAGATTTTGACAAAAGTTGGACCACAAGACAAAGAAGAT caCAAAGAGGAAGTTAAGATGTCTCTGGAAGATGCAATTAGAATTATCCAGATCCATGAGCGTGCCAGACAAGGACGTCTCAGGGCAAAGTTCATGAAGGAAATTCGAGAGCAGGAGGAGCGAGAAATAAAAGCTCAAACACGTGGCGCCCCCACCCTAGATCATGATGTGGCGGCAGTTAGGATCCAGAAG GTGTGGAAAGGGTTTGCCCAGAGGAGGAGGACGAAAAAAGATCGAGATGAGGAAATGGTGTTTATTGGCATG GCCCCACCTCCAATGCCAACAAGCTTGAAGAATACACCTCAGGCCTTGGCACTGAAGACAGAAGCCCAGCGTCGACAAACTCAGGGCACATACGAACACGAATTTCAACAGTCACTTGTTACCATCAAGGAGAAGATTCAGGAGACAGAGGGACCTGACATTAAGGAAACCATGATGGATCAGATCAGACAATGGTTCATAGAATGCAG AGATTCCACTGGGAAATTCCCTGAATACCCAGATGAGGATGATGGTGGGTCTGCTGCTATCTTCAAACAGAAGACCCCTGAGGAGTTGGAGGCTGAGATGAGGGAGAAG GAAGAAGGTGGCGGTaagaaaaaagacaaaaaaggaaagaaaaaagaCAAGAAAgataaaaaggacaaaaaagACAAGAAAGGCAAGAAGGGAAAGAAAGGAAAAGGAGGGGATGATGAG GAAGAGGAAGAAGGCTGGAAGATGGCTCCCTCAAGTTTTGTGCCTGCTATTAATGAGGGCACTGATGATTACAAAG GTGTCTGGCAAACGAGGGACGAGAAAGATAATTTCTCACAGAAACATGACTCAGAACTCATCAAAGAGGAGAAGAGAAAGGAAGTAGAAGAAGAGATTCGTCTTCAGGTGGATGAGCTCATGAGGACAGAGCTGAAAAACTTGAAAGCT GCTGTAGACAGAGATAAGGGAAAGAAAAAGGGTAAGAAATCTGgcaagaagaagaagaagaagggCAAGAAGAGTGGAAAGAAGggaaagaagaagaagaaggaaAAGGATTTAACTCCAGACAG AACCATCGAATCACTTTACGAGGAGTTGGTAATGAACGGCATTATTGTGAGGACCCCAGGTATAAAGCTGATGGACTATGAGGGCGAGTACAGCTACCTTGGTACAACACTCCGACAGGCCAACATAGAACCCATGCCTTCTCTCAGTGATGTCAGGAGACTCGTCACAGAGTTTGGCATCCTCCCTCTAG GTTCCCCAGCAGTCCATGAGAAAGCTCCACTCACAAAATCCATACTTTTGGCGGGTCCAAGAGGGACTGGCAAAAAAATGTTGGTTCATGCCATTTGTAATGAGACAGGAGCCAACATGTTTGATTTATCTCCTGCCAACATAGTAGGCAAATATCCCGGCAAGGATGGACTGAAGATGTTAATGCATTTAGTGTTTAAG GTTGGAAGAGAACTTCAGcccagtgtaatatatattgGCGATTGTGAAAGAATGTTTAAAAAGAAAGTCCCGAAGACAGATCCA aCGGATCCTAAAAGGTTAAAGAAGGAGCTTCCTAAAGctctaaaaacaataaaaagtgATGACCGCCTGTTACTTGTGGGAACATCTCGCTGTCCATTTGATGGAGAGATGAAGCCATTGACAAGTTGTTACCAGAGAATTATCCTCATTCCTCGACCTGACTATGCTTCACGGcatt tGCTGTGGCGAAGAATCATATTGAAGAACAATGGAGTGTTGACAGCCCATCTCGACATCAGTTCCTTATCGAAGGTCACGGATGGCTACACCCCAGGTCACATGGCTACAGCTGTACAGCAGGTTCTTACAGAGAGACGGATACAAACTCTGTCTAAAAAACCTCTCCAGGCTGTTGAGTTCATCGCCCCACTGGCTAGAATCGATCCTATTTATAAAGAGGAGGAGGAATCTTTTAAG TCATGGTATGCAAAGACTCCTCTCGGTAAGAAGAGAGCGAAGGCAGCGGCTGCTGATGACGATGACGGAGGCGGTGGCAAGGGAGGAAAGAAGGGCAAAAAGGGAGGCAAAAAGAAGGGaggaaaaaagaagaagaagaagtaG